ACACACGCCAAAACGGAGACTGTaaccggagccagagccagagcaggcGGCACCACCGGCACCGGCCCCGCCAAGAAAGAAAAGCCAGCCAGCTCCAAGCCCCCAAGCCCCCAAACCACCAAGCAACAGTCGCACAGTCACAGACGGAGCCAAAGCCAACCGACAGCCACTTGGCTGTGCTCCAGCGAGCCGTTAGACAGCGCGGACCCTGGCTAATGATACTCACACACAGGGGCACACTCGTagtcgcactcgtactcgtagccTCCTCTCGCATTTGTAGAAAAACTTTGCAATGCGACTTGGACAACTGCCCGGAATGGAATCGAACAAAACATACATACTTTGCGCAAGcacctccacacacacacacacctggaGAATGCAACCGAAAGATGATTTGCCAAAATTGAACATCGACAgacggacaggcggacaggcggacaggaggacaggcggacagacaGCCATTCAGTCAACGGGTACGGGCTCGCGGATTGCTGGTTGCTGCTGGCTGATTGCTGACTTTCGGTTCTGGGATTTTCGCTTTCGCACAAGGAAAATGAAAGGCATTTGAGAGCTTGTTTTCACTTTATGGTCATTTCGTTTATTTCCGCGCCCcggccatcgccatcgccatcgccttACGCCGTACACCGTACGGACTCCCAGCCAAAGCGAgagagccagcgccagcccAAACCAGTtggtccagtccagtccaagTGGATATTGATGGCCGATTGGTGGCTGGTGGTTGGGCTAACAGACTAACAGACTTGCTGGCTAACTGGTCGCGCAGTGGCCACACGCGATAAGGAACTTTGTGTGTGCTGGCGACGCGCATTAagattttataatttatgcatCAGTTTTGGGGCTGCTGAAACATTTAAACAAATAGCCCCAAATATGCTCGAACCAGTTTCACTTTTGATcggccccagccacagccccagccacagcgcCACTGGGATTGTCGTATTCTCAGATCTTGATCAAGAGATCTGAGGAAGCAGCGATCCGATCCGCCGAACCGCCGAACCGCCGAGAACCAGCGAACGGCACGGAGATTTATGGTTTGGCCTGGGTGCtcgggactgggattgggactggcCATAAATTAGACAAGCCTTTGTTGGAAGCGCGACCTTGAGCCATGAGCCATGAGCCATGAGCCCTCGTGCTGGCCGATCGGAATGTGTGTGGTTAGACCGGGGGGCTTCTAACTGTATCTGCGATCATTGTCCGTTAGCAGGCGACTCACGCTTGTGCCAATTTGGGCCATTTCTCCGCTGCCGCCGATTACCGCTAACTGTTTTCCCGCTCGCGGCCATTTGCATAACCCGGCGTTGCGTTGTGTAAGGTGTTCTTAATGGAGATGCCCGCTGAATGCCTAAGCAGGCCCGAAGACTGGCCGGTGGGGGGCTCTTCAGTGGGGGACAAGGAGCGGAGCTAATTTGCCACTAAACTGCCTAGAGTGCGGCTCTCCATCCACAGATGTCAGCCACTAATTGGCACATCTGAACTCAAACAATGGCCGGCCCGATCCATCCGAAATGAGACAGTAAACTTGAATAATTATGAGCACTGCACCGAATGGTTTGTAGTCATAATTAGTTGTCCAAGCAATCGACGGAGGTCTTGGGGCCATTGTTCAGGCCTGGCTGGGTCGGGTCGCGGCCCGTCTCTACTCCACTTGGGAACTGGGTCAATGTCGAGACGTGGTCGGTCCGCTCATGTGGGATGCGAGTGGTGCCCAAAGGGCGGGACAGGTGGACAGCGGGACTGCGGGACCAGTGGCCATCCGACTCCGACTGACCTCTGTCTCAATCGCTAAGCCGGCGAAAGCGAGTGTGAAGTGCAATCGACGAAATATGCCGCCTGACCTTCACTTCGCCCCACTTGGGGACCTCCGCCAGCAGGTGACACGTAATTTGTTGAAAGTCGACGTGCACCCCACACAAATCGCCCcatgccccccctccccccatatTAACGTACATCAAAAgcatcaaataaatatacttaTACTCGTAGTAGACCCTGATTAATCGCCTGTTGTTTCTCCTCCACAGTTTTCGCCGCGGCTGCTGCAAGTCGCCTGTGTGATATGCCTGCTGATTGTCTTGCTCTCACCATCCACTGACAGTGCACAGAGTAAGTATTTTGCCAGCAACAAAGGGGCTCCCCTCCTGGGGAGGGCGGCAAAAAGGTACCAAAGGGGACACCCGGGTTTGAACCGGGGACCTCTCGATCTGCAGTCGAATGCTCTACCACTGAGCTATATCCCCAGTTGGAAAAAACGGGAGAATTTACAGAACAAGAGCCAACACTCGCTCGGCATCGAGCCACAATTCGTTCTCCTTATGTGGGCGTCATATCTGCCTTCCACTCTGTCTTTGTTTCTACGACTATTTATACCCAGCACTCGCACGAGAACGAGGGTATATTGTGTGGTCCGGACGCATGTGACAGCTAGAAGTGCAATGAAAACTATATACCCCATATATACCCCATACAGACAGTCGCGATCAGCACCAAAGACCAGTCAATCGAGCCTTTCCTTTcgtctttctctgtctctttaAATTGGGAGTTTCGATTTCGACAGCTGATTAGCGGGTATCCTTTGGTCGGAATATCGACTGAGTGGAGTTATTTCCCGTCAGTAGtgtttcattttgtatctgccAGACGGATGTTGATAAACAATCGTTGCTCTTTCTGTTGTTTCGTAGAGTAGGGATTGATTGCCTCTATCTGCAACACTACTTATCACTCGACAGCCCCGTCAGCCACTCTACCAAATGAGTTTTTTATGTCGGCAACGATTTGTTGCTTAACCAAAGCCCAAATGGGAAAAGGGAGGGGTCTCCCTCTTGGATAACGATCATATTAAAGCCCCAATGGTGGCATTGGGTTTCTTGGAAGATCTCCTGATTGAAGGATTGAAAAGTGAAACGACTTAATTCCAAATCTTTTTCTTCATGCATGGGAATACTGTGTGAGACCCTCTTCTTTAGTCAACTTTAAACCATATTCCACATTCAGCTCTGGAAATACTTTAAGATCACGCACATGAGTTTTGGCATTTACAGTTAGTTGCATGTCACAtggaaaatggggaaattaataaatattaatgacAACCTAATTTCGAATAATTCGTGGTTGAACTTTAAACAGTAATGAAATTCCTCTTTGAGACTTTTGGGGGGGAGGGCAGTGGACCAATCATCTTATTTTAAGGTGTCATACCTAgaagaaaatattattttcatgcaaaaacaatcaaaagtgctttaaaaaagaaaaaaacaaaaaaaaaatcagggGACACCCGGGTTTGAACCGGGGACCTCTCGATCTGCAGTCGAATGCTCTACCACTGAGCTATATCCCCACATTCTGACGTGTGACTTAACTTCTAGCACTAGTTCAGAGGTGGGGGTCGCATCGAGAATAAATACTTTAACCCTTGAATGGGCAATCGAGTTTCACAGTTGAAAAGTTAATTGCACCGTAATGCAATTATTAAGCGACCATTATGTTAATTTTCGACGAAAGCTTAGAtggaaaaatagaaaaattctCAACCAATACATGTGAATTTTCAAAGGAATCCTCCACagatgaaaaacaaaaaaagtaatCTCAGGGGACACCCGGGTTTGAACCGGGGACCTCTCGATCTGCAGTCGAATGCTCTACCACTGAGCTATATCCCCACGTGTGTTTCACCCGTCCAAATGAGCGGTAATGAAGTAACTGCAGCTGGTTCCTATTTTTTGATTCAGTTGCCTGCTATCGTGggcgaaaaaaagaaaagcagatgAGAATCGATCAAAAGAATGCTAAAATGTTGAGATAAgttaaaaaaaagaggaaaaaaggTTACTCAAGGGGACACCCGGGTTTGAACCGGGGACCTCTCGATCTGCAGTCGAATGCTCTACCACTGAGCTATATCCCCAGATGGGCTTCGACCGGCCGAACACCAAGTACAGCCGCACAGCGAGCACAGATTGCTATTAATAGTCATTCGCCCCCTTTTATGGCCTGGTGTGGTGGAGGCAGGAGTATGGCATGTGTGTGGGACTTGCGCAGTGCCCAagtggggagtggagtggacttactgagaaatggaaaatacacAGAGCCATTAAatgaaatacgagtatttaaaCAGGTTTAGCAATAATTTCGTATTGTTATTTCTGCTGCAACAATTGGGCTTCGTTTAGCGAAATTGAGCAGCGAGATAAAGCCAAAACCGGTGTGGGCAAGAGCCCATGCCAGGCCAGGCCGTGCCGTGCCATGCCACCGATGCATACTTCCAATATGTGCGGGAAATCTGTCTTTACTTCGAAAGCTTTATTATTGCGATAGACAGAATTAAGTAAATCTGTACGTCACGACtttcggcttcggcttggcTCAATCAAGCCTCATTTTCCACAAATTGTCAGCTGAAGATGCCAATCGCAGGCACATTAATTCGACAGTCGACACTCGACGATCCCAAGTGGTTGACAATCCACTGCAGTGGCCATTACGATGGCGATTGAGATCGAGATTGCGACAGGGGGGCTGTCATTACCATTGCCACATTGATGGATGCGATGAGGAGCTCGGGCAAATGACAGACAGGTGCCACCTTTGCAGCCGTCGAACCCATTTTGGCAAGGTCAAGTTGTGATCCCATTGTGGGCTGGATAAGGGTGGGGGCCACACATACATAACAGCTGTATGACGAACTGTTTTGTGGCTAAATGTAATTGATAATTTGCTCTTACTTCAGCCAAAACCCGGAGACGCTTGCGACGCCCCACAACAGCGGCCAGCTCATCGCGCAGCAATTTGATCGAGTCCAATAAATCGACTGAGGCTCCCGTGGCGGAGAAGCGCATCGATCAGATAACCGCCTCCACCACCACAAGCGTGCGCCGCACCCGTCTGCGCGCCAAGTCGAAGCTCGGCGGAGGAGCCGCcgccggagcagcagcagcagcagctggcggaACGGCGTTGGTGGCCAGTGGATCCTCGCTGAAGGGCAAGAAGACCAAGGTGGACGATGGCACGCCAAAGATTGTCTGCTACTACACCAATTGGTCGCAGTACCGCGTGAAGATTGGCAAGTTTGTCCCGGAGGACATTCCGGCCGATCTCTGCACCCACATCATTTTCGCCTTCGGCTGGCTGAAGAAGGGCAAGCTGAGCTCCTACGAGTCCAACGACGAGACCAAGGACAATGTCCCTGGACTGTACGACCGCATGATGGGCCTGCGCAAGGCCAACCCCAAGCTGAAGGTAAGTCGAGGACGCAGCTCCGAACAGATCGAAGACTATACGTGTGGCTCTTCGCTTTCAGATCCTGCTTGCCCTGGGTGGCTGGTCGTTTGGAACCCAGAAGTTCAAGGACATGTCTGCCACACGGTACACGCGCCAGACCTTTGTCTACTCGGCCATTCCCTTCCTGCGGAAGCGTGGCTTCGACGGCCTGGACATGGATTGGGAGTACCCCAAGGGCTCGGACGACAAGAAGaactttgtgctgctgctgaaggagTTGCGTGAGGCCTTCGAGGCCGAGGCCCAGGAGCTTAAGAAGCCGCGTCTCCTGCTCTCCGCTGCCGTGCCCGTGGGCCCGGACAATGTGCGCGGCGGGTACGATGTGCCAGCCATCGCCAGCTACCTGGATTTCATCAACCTGATGGCCTACGACTTCCACGGCAAGTGGGAGAAGGAGACGGGCCACAATGCACCGCTGTATGCGCCCTCCTCCGACTCCGAGTGGCGCAAGCAGCTGTCCGTGGACAACGCGGCCAGTCTCTGGGTCAAGCTGGGCGCCCCCAAGGAGAAGCTGGTGATCGGCATGCCCACCTACGGGCGGTCCTTTACGCTGGCCAACACTGACAAACACGGCCCGAACGCCCCTGCCTCGGCCGGCGGTCGGGAGGGAGTCTACACGAAGGAGAGCGGCTTCCTGGCCTACTACGAGATCTGCGAGATGCTGCTGAACGGTGCCGTCTACGTCTGGGATGAGGAGATGAAGGTGCCCTACTTGGTCGACGGCGACCAGTGGGTGGGCTTCGACGACGAGCGCGCCATTAGGAACAAGATGCAGTGGATCAAATCGAACGGCTTCGGTGGCGCCATGGTGTGGACCATCGACATGGATGACTTCAAGGGCGAGGTGTGCGGCGGCAATGTCAAGTACCCCTTGATCGGAGCCATGCGCGAGGAGCTGTTGGGCATATCTCGGGGCAAGGAGGCCAAGGACGTCAATTGGACAGCCATAGCCGCCACCTTCGAGGACATCGAAGAGGTAGGTCTCCAGCCCCCTTTACGATGGTTATCCATCAGCTAATCGACTCGGTATTTGCAGAAACCCGAACCCATCAAAATCTCAGTGGACGAAGTACTTAAGAAGGTGCGCAAGCCCCAGGGCGCCAAGAAGCAGCGCATCAAGTCCGGCGCCAATGCCATCGAGCAGAACAGTGAGCCCCGAATAAAGAGCCCCACGAGTCGGTCCATTTGCTAACACTTTCTTTCCTTTGCCAGCACGTCCCGCCCAGGTCTTCTGCTATCTGACCAGCTGGTCCGCCAAACGACCTGGAGCCGGAAAGTTCCAGCCCGAGAACATTGACCCCAAGCTCTGCACGCACATCGTCTACGCGTTCGCCACGCTGCAGGACTACAAGCTGACGGAGGCCACCGATGACGATCCGGAGAACTACGAGAGTGTGATCGGGCTGCGGGACGCCAATCCGGATCTGCAGATCCTGCTGGCTATCGGAGGCTGGGCCTTCGGCTCGACGCCCTTCAAGGAGCTGACCTCCAACGTGTTCCGCATGAACCAGTTCGTGTACGAGGCCATCGACTTCCTGCGCGACTACAAGTTCAACGGCCTGGACGTGGACTGGGAGTACCCGCGCGGGGCCGAGGACCGCGTGGCCTACTTGAACCTGCTGAAGGAGCTGCGCGTTGCCTTCGAGGGAGAGGCCAAGTCCTCGGGGCTGCCGCGCCTCCTCTTGACTGCTGCTGTGCCGGCCTCCTTTGAGGCCATCGCCGCCGGCTACGATGTTCCGGAGATCTCCAAGTACCTGGACTTCATAAATGTGATGACCTACGACTTCCACGGTCAGTGGGAGCGCACGGTCGGACACAACTCCCCGCTTTTCGCCCTGGAATCGGCTACCGGCTACCAGAAGAAGCTCACCGTCGACTACAGCGCCCGCGAGTGGGTGAAGCAGGGCGCTCCCAAGGAGAAGCTGCTGATCGGCATGCCCACCTACGGCCGCAGCTTCGAGCTGGTCAACGACACGCAGTTCGACATTGGATCTCCCTCGTCGGGCGGCGGCAAGGCTGGCAAGTTCACGAACGAGGCCGGGTTCCTCAGCTACTACGAGGTGTGCTCCTTCCTGGCGGCCGACAACACAACGCTCGTCTGGGACTCGGAGCAGCAGGTGCCCTTCGCCTACAGGGGCAACCAGTGGGTTGGCTTCGACGACGAGCGTTCCCTGAAGACGAAGGTGAGTTGGAGAGCCAAAGGGTAATACCTGAACAGTTTCCTACCATACCCCACCTTTCTCTCTTGCAGACCGAATGGCTGAAGGAGCAGGGCTTTGGTGGCATCATGGTCTGGTCCATTGACATGGACGACTTCTCCGGCCGCTGCGGCAGTGGCAAGTACCCCCTGTTGAACGCCCTCAACGACGAGCTGAAGGACTACAAGGTTGCGCTGGAGTACGATGGACCCTATGAGTCCCATGGCCCGCGCGGAGCATACACAACGAAAGATCGTAGgtcccccccatccccctacCCGTAGGTCCATTGAACTTTGAGTGATTCTAAGCCCTTTCCCTTTCCGGCCACAGCTCATGACGTCACCTGCGCCGAGGAGGATGGCCACATCAGCTACCACAAGGACTGGGCTGACTGCACACACTACTACATGTGCGAGGGCGAGCGCAAGCACCATATGCCATGTCCTGCCAACTTGGTGTTCAATCCCAACGAGAACGTCTGCGATTGGCCCGAGAACGTCGAGGGTTGTCACTCGCCCACGGAGGCACCAGCCTAGGCGCCCACCCAGGGACGGATGCCTGGCCCCCGAGTGTCCCACTCGATTTGTTAATATTATGAAACGGATGCCCATGCCCTAGAACTAGTAATAATGCGAAACTGCCACGAAACCACATCTTTTGCTGCCCAACCCCCACAGTACACTCCACTAACAAAATACTCGAAAACTTGCTACATTTCGgctgaatttttttttacattacGCTTAAGTTTAGATAGCACCCTAAGTAGTTTTTATGTCTTAGTTACAAGGTGTGCACACTGCGTTGCTGAACGATCAGAAATCATTACTACTGGAAACCCACTCGCCCTTCGCCCTTGGCCCTTCGACCAAGCCACCTTCCTCCCGACCCGCCCGCGACCACTTCGATTCGAGGTAACAAAATGGTTCATATGGAAGCCTCCCGAAACTTCTGTGTATCATACTGTGATAATCATAAGAAACACCAGCCAGACCGACCCAGGCAGTCGCCAGTCCAAATTTTGTCtaaatcaaaaccaaacaaacaaccGTTTCCGCTAAAATTCACCGAGCTTTTGCCCCTCCGCCGAGCGAGCGTCCCTTTGCCCCTCCTCCGATGatgacgacaacaacaacagaacaggCGCACAAAGAAAATTGTACATTTTCACGTTTTATCAATACAATTTGTATTATAGAGTTGTAATTACGTagtttaaatacatttttttttaataatacatttgtatttacttGATCAAAATCTGGGGGTGGAGCGATGATTTCTCGAAGGCTTTCAGCTCTCTGATATCTTAATAGTCAGGGccatacatctctcctctttaTAACATTTATCATTTATGGCCCCAAGTCTTGCGACAGGGCactacaaaaaattaatttagaCTCATTAGAGTGCCCCTCTCCACGGAAATCTTTAGTAAAAGGCGAAAGATTTATTCGACAACTGAAGAGAAGCCAGAGTGCCGGTACATCGCAAACTTGAGCCATACCATACAGCCCGTGCTAGAACCAGTTGGGAATTATAAGGGCACATGCAGCCAGTTTCGCCACCAGCTCGAAATGCGGAACGACGCTCACGCTCATGCAAGATCATGCATGTTCcgtggtatattttggtatcaGGCAAGCCAGGGGACGGATCGGTTATGGATTGTGGTTGTATATtgcaaacatatgtatgtatatatatggtCTATGTAGAGTACACATGTATGCAGTTCCTCCCATTGCCTCAATGGTGGTAAATGCACAGCATCTAGTCGTTCTTACGCTTACTCCTCTCAGTCACTGGATTCTTATTCGCCCCTTGGACTTGGGGTTCCGTCTGCACTGGATCGGAGGCCTCAGCCTGGTCTGTCCTGGCGCCGAGCGGGCACTCACAATATGCCTGTTGGCAGATGGCAACCGGCGCTGGCAGAACTGTGCAGAAGGGACAGCTGCGGGAAGGAAAGCTTTCAGTCATTCTGCTGGGCATACGAGCTGCCTTGAGGACTCACCCACCCACGACTCCACCTGCTGCATCGTCAACTGAATCGGGATAGATTCTGAGGTACAAGCACATCAGACGATGGCACACAAAGAGTGTCGGTAGAAGGAGCAGGGCGCAGATGATTGTGGCCAACCAAAAGGCATTCTACAAGGGAATGGGGTAGATCAGCATTAGAACGATATTGTGGGCATTCAGGGGGAATCTGTACTGACGATGGGATCCACTAGACGGGCACAGACGGAGTGAACGCCTTGATAGTAAATGTAGGCGAGGGGCTGGCAACGTCCGACGTTCGTCATGCTCTCCCAGATCACCCTTTCAACATAGTCTTTGATGCGTTCGTTGATTACCGCGGTAAGGTTTATCGCCAGGACATTGATTAAATTCGTGCCTAAAATTTGGATAAACTTCTCGGACCTTTCCACCGCATCGAGCAGTGTCCTTATGGTCTGCAGTGTCCTTAGGGAGGCTGGTTAGGCTGTGCCGATGAGGAGGACGATGGCCTACATAGTTACATAGGTGGCAGGGAGATGGGCGGTTGGCATTTCCTTGCCATTTGCACTCACCATTTATATGCACGTCGAGGTACGACTCCAGTTCCTGGTAGTTGTACACCATCAAATGGTGAATGTGTTCAGCCACATTCTTCAGAAAAGCACAAGTGTCGTCCGTACTGCGTTGCAATGTCTGCTTGATGTCCCTGAGTCCCCGGTCCACGAACCTGTTCGCCACAAACGCTATGGCAAGGCCAAAGCTATAATATGGACTTATTATTCTGCCTGCCATTGGGGCTGCCACCAACCGGACTCACATCAGGCCGAGGATCATCAGGAAGAGGCCCTGTTTGCACCTtagacagcagcagaggcagcagtaGCATATACTGCAGGATGAGATGTCGTGGCATGAGAACTGGTCATTTGAGGCACCTCCCTCCACCTACCCAACGAAGAAACGAAGAGTAACAGAAGCCAGTAGCGATCCAACAGTGCAGCCCAGTTTCCCCTCCATCGAGGCTTGAAGCAGACCGTAAAATCTTGGCCACATTCGATTTGACAGTGGTATCCCCACCTGCTGGTGAGGCCAGTGTAAAGAAACTCGAATCCCGGGAAAATGGCGGTACCCCATGAAGCTGTTGTACTCTGCGGCGGGCCAGTGCTCCTCCTCGCGCCTAACGACATTTAAATCTGATGCGGGGGGTGCTTCATCGACTTTCAAGGCAGCTTTAGCCAAATTTGTGATTACTGTGGGGATAGCTCTACTATATTTTTGAGTAGTGTCTCCATCAGCAGCCCGTACAAAGACTATCAGAGTGAGTGGGATCAGCACAAGGATCAGTTCCACCGCCCGGATTCCGCGAACAGGAAGGAAAGCGAGGTGGCGCCTCCGTCTTCTTGTGGATCCTGTCACGGATCCGCTTGAATACATCTCTCAAGGGCGACGAATTCGAGCTCTGAAGGACCCAATGTAGAATGACTCCTCACAGCACCTGgagtgtatgtatataggtgTGTGTAGCCTGTTGTTTGTCGAGCGGCAGGTTTTAACTTGTTTATAATGTATGCAATATGACATTTCAAAATAACAGTTAAGTCCAAACCTGGCTTCATTACCAGCCCGGTACTCCTGATCAGCGATATGAGCACCCACTCTTACCCTCACACATGGTGGGTATAATATTAATGTTTTATCGATCTTAATCTACTACCCGGAATGAGGAAAACAAGTTCCCAGGCGTGAGTGAGCCCCCTCCCAGAGCGGCCTAGCAGCGTTCGTTTAGAACTCATGACCTCTCTTTTTGTTTCACTTCACAGCTTGCTCTTTCATTCTCATGCATTCTAAATACAcgaatatgtgtgtacatatctAATAGATATAGAAACTGAGTACTGAGGGTTATTTCAATGTCGAGGCACCAGTGCTTTCTGTAATACTCCAAATTAACATTTTAAATTGGATCCCTCTGGTTCCACCAGAACCATGCCGAGCCCGGTACAGCAACGGCCGGAACAGTGTGGTTTGCTATATagagaaatatatgtatatgtacatatatgtgtccCTGTCGGGTCCAGCGGAAAGTTAAGTTATAACCTGTATCATAATCTAAGAATCACCAAAATCACGGTAAGGTCCGCACATAGTACGGTTCTCATAGATATACGGTAATACAACTAAAGCAGACCCTTGAATACATATGTCTCGATCTACTCTATGATGTTTTTTTACTTATatgctatttatatttaaagatGCGGACATAAGTACTGAACTATCCGgatatacaatatgtacaatatgtatTTACGATACGATCGTCCTCAGGTGGAGATCTTTAAACCTTTAAAGATGGAACCAATCCCATCGTAATATTCGATCGGACGTTATGCGTTGGTCTAAATAATCTattgatttaaaatttttattgttttttttattggttttctcaaaaagtttttatacattttgttttattttactcgtttttgtttcaattaaataattagTCTTACGTTGATGTACACagtaattgaataaaaaaaaagtacgcGGTAATTCGGACAAAAACTAAACGGAGAGTAGGGAAAGTACAAATTACTTAGGAAAGGtagagaaaaaaaatcaagaaaaataattgtaaaatttgtttgttttaatcACAAATCATCTGAATAACTCGAATTTGGCCAACAACAAGTACAAAATTAGTATAAATCACACATATGTAGCTGGTAAAGAAACCACAGCATCTAcagaatattttgttgttgtataaCACTTAGGATAGGATTCTTTGCCAAAAATGGGAAACGTTTGCTTAGAGGAATTATGAGTGGACTCTGTAAAATTGGATCCTTAAGATTTGTTGCTTTGCttggtatttgtttttgttttcgttttcgttttggtttttgtttttcttttcggttttttgtacAACAAAATAATGATATCGTGTTTGAAGTTAGCAAGAGTCTCCAAATCAAATAGCACTTAATATGTATTACAAATTCCTTGCCTTCTCCATTGAATacgtttctttctttcttttcttttattttcttttaatttcttttgttgtttggttttgttttgttttgttttgtttgctggtGGTGCGAAGTAGTTGAAGCCTTTTAATATTTCTCCTTCTctattctttctttctctatTTCTGATACGAATCACGGATGTTTTCGGATTACAGTTTTCGGAGTGTGATATGCGTCCGCGCTGGCTCAACGC
The sequence above is a segment of the Drosophila pseudoobscura strain MV-25-SWS-2005 chromosome X, UCI_Dpse_MV25, whole genome shotgun sequence genome. Coding sequences within it:
- the Cht7 gene encoding probable chitinase 10 encodes the protein MFSPRLLQVACVICLLIVLLSPSTDSAQTKTRRRLRRPTTAASSSRSNLIESNKSTEAPVAEKRIDQITASTTTSVRRTRLRAKSKLGGGAAAGAAAAAAGGTALVASGSSLKGKKTKVDDGTPKIVCYYTNWSQYRVKIGKFVPEDIPADLCTHIIFAFGWLKKGKLSSYESNDETKDNVPGLYDRMMGLRKANPKLKILLALGGWSFGTQKFKDMSATRYTRQTFVYSAIPFLRKRGFDGLDMDWEYPKGSDDKKNFVLLLKELREAFEAEAQELKKPRLLLSAAVPVGPDNVRGGYDVPAIASYLDFINLMAYDFHGKWEKETGHNAPLYAPSSDSEWRKQLSVDNAASLWVKLGAPKEKLVIGMPTYGRSFTLANTDKHGPNAPASAGGREGVYTKESGFLAYYEICEMLLNGAVYVWDEEMKVPYLVDGDQWVGFDDERAIRNKMQWIKSNGFGGAMVWTIDMDDFKGEVCGGNVKYPLIGAMREELLGISRGKEAKDVNWTAIAATFEDIEEKPEPIKISVDEVLKKVRKPQGAKKQRIKSGANAIEQNTRPAQVFCYLTSWSAKRPGAGKFQPENIDPKLCTHIVYAFATLQDYKLTEATDDDPENYESVIGLRDANPDLQILLAIGGWAFGSTPFKELTSNVFRMNQFVYEAIDFLRDYKFNGLDVDWEYPRGAEDRVAYLNLLKELRVAFEGEAKSSGLPRLLLTAAVPASFEAIAAGYDVPEISKYLDFINVMTYDFHGQWERTVGHNSPLFALESATGYQKKLTVDYSAREWVKQGAPKEKLLIGMPTYGRSFELVNDTQFDIGSPSSGGGKAGKFTNEAGFLSYYEVCSFLAADNTTLVWDSEQQVPFAYRGNQWVGFDDERSLKTKTEWLKEQGFGGIMVWSIDMDDFSGRCGSGKYPLLNALNDELKDYKVALEYDGPYESHGPRGAYTTKDPHDVTCAEEDGHISYHKDWADCTHYYMCEGERKHHMPCPANLVFNPNENVCDWPENVEGCHSPTEAPA
- the LOC117184687 gene encoding prominin-like protein, translating into MTNVGRCQPLAYIYYQGVHSVCARLVDPINAFWLATIICALLLLPTLFVCHRLMCLYLRIYPDSVDDAAGGVVGG